DNA from Leptospira terpstrae serovar Hualin str. LT 11-33 = ATCC 700639:
GATTTCATTGAATTCACTCTCCATGCGTTTGACCGGGCATTAAATGAAGTCAAAGGATATCGTTTGATCAATTCTATACTTTATACTAACCAAGCTTTGTTGCAACTGGATATCGAAAGTAATGAACGATTTGCAAAATCATTAGCTAAGAAAGTGATTTTATATTTGTTTCCCAAAGTAGACAAAAAACGTGCTTACTATAGTTCACTGATGATTGTAGAAACAGTGGATGCTGTATTCAAAATTGCGCAAAGAAAGGGAAAAGCGGCCGAAAAAAAGGCAGTGATCGCGGAACTTAGGAATCTTTTGTTCGTATATTTTTCCTCCTTCTTTTGATTTAACATTGACAAAGTTTTAACACAGATGTAGAATTCTCAAAATGTGAGGGAATCCTCATATTCTGGGAAAGACCTATGAAAAAGACCAAAAAGATTTTACTCGGAATCTTCATTGCGGTATTCATAACACTTGGTATGAATCATTGCAGTTCAGAAGATCCTGCCAATTCGGCCTTTGTCCATGTTACGATGATGGACAATGCCTTCCACCCGCCTGTCATACGAACCTTCAAGGGCGGAAAAATTCGATTTGTGAACGAAGGAAACAACCCTCACAATGCAATCTCTATTACCAAAGATTGGTCTACGGAGAAAACATTTGGTAATTTGGCAATGTTTCGCGGTGCACATACAGATGTGTTCTTTCCGGAAGAAGGTGTCTTTCCTTATTTCTGTTCTTTTCATGCCTCGCCTGATGGCAAAATTGGAATGACTGGCGTTGCTGTGATTGGAAATGCAACTTTCAATCCACAGACTAACATTGCTAAATCGAAGATTTCCAAAAAATGGTCAGGGGTCACTCGTAAAGTTCCTTCACAATACAAAACCATTCAGAATGCAGTGGATGCAGCGTCTCCAGGTGACTTAGTCCTAGTTGCCAAAGGAATTTATAAAGAAGAAGTTACTGTCACTACACCTTCGATTGTAATTCGCGGAGAAGATCGCAATGAAACCATCATTGATGGTGAGTTTTTGCGAGGAAACGGAATCATGGTTGTCGGAGCCGATGGAGTTGCCGTTGAAAACCTAACAACAAGAAATGCTACACTGAATGGTGTGTATTGGACTGGGGTGAAAGGTTACCGCGGATCATACTTAACCGCTTATAATAATGGTGATTATGGAATTTATGCATTTGATTCTGTTGATGGTCTCATGGAACATTCCTTTGCTTCTGGATCTCCCGACTCTGGATTTTATATAGGGCAGTGTAACCCATGTAATGCGATTATTAATGATGTGATCTCTGAGAATAACGCCCTTGGATATTCTGGAACCAACTCCAGTGGGAATTTATATCTTTTGTCTTCTATTTGGAGAAAAAACCAATTAGGTATTGGTCCAAATACATTGGATAGGGAATTACTTCCGCCGCAAAAACAAATTGTGGTAAAGAAAAATATTGTTTATGATAATAACAATACCAACGCTCCTTCCAAAAAGTTAGAATATCCTTCTATCGGAAACGGAATCGCTTTACTCGGTGCTTTAGAGAATGTTGTGGAAGACAATTTAGTTTTTAATCACAACAACTATGGAATATTGGTTACCATGAATATCGACGAAAACATTTGGATTTCCAACAACAACGTCGTAAGAAACAATAAGGTATACCATTCTGGCCGAGGAGATATTGCTCTCAGTGGACCTGTGAATGTGGGAAACTGTTTTGAAGGAAACTCCTATGGAGTATCGAGTCCACCACTGCTGGAAACCTTACAATCATGTACAGGAATTCGTTATCCGCATACAGGAGATATGTCTTCTAGTATCGGATTGTTAGCATTATTTGTTCAGGCAAATCTTAGGGAGTTTGTACTCGGTTCTTATAAAAACCAACCAATCCCACCTTCCCAAATGAATATGCCTAAAGAAAGTTTGGATCACATTGTTCCAGCACACGATGTATTTGAAGCAAACAAAGGACTGATTGATAAAGCAGAACTTCCAAAACTAAGCCAGGCTGAATTTGATTCTGCAACGAACAAAATGTACACTTCTGGTTGGAAAGTTCACTTTCCTGGCACATTGAAAACTTGGTATTTCCATATTATGGGATACTTGTTGCCGTTTGCTATTTTTGCTGCTTGGACTGGACTTGCCATTTTGGATCGATTCTCTGGAAAAGGTTCTAAATTGGATTATTACTTTTGGCTAATACTTCTTGTGCCTTTTATTGGATCTTTGATTTATTTGTATTCCAAAGAATCAAAAATTTCTAAGGTCGTTCGGAACACAGTAGTGATCGGTGGCATTTTACTTTTCTTTACAATTCTGGCTTATGCCGGTTATGCGATGACGGCGGTAACGGAACCGTCTGTAACTTAATATAGGAGTTTATTTATGGAAACAACTTTTGCAAACCCAGGTTTTTGGACTTATTTCATCGGATCTTACGCGTATTACCTACCTTTTGTTTTAACAATGGTTTGGGCTCCTTTAGCTTTGTTTGGTTTATCCAAACAAAAGGGTATGGATACAACAAAACAAATCATTTGGTCTCTTGTGATTTTGGTAATTCCTGTGGTTGGACCTGCGGCTTATCTGCTAGTGGCTGATACCGAATACGAAAAAAAATTCAAACAAATTGCTGTTGGTGGCGGTCTTGGAGTTTTAGTTCTTGTTTGGATACTCAGTTTAGTTTCGCACATCTAAGAAATAAGAGAGTATCATTATGGATCGGAAGAGTTTTATAACAACACTAGGATTTGGTGTTATGGGATTTGTTGGATCACTTTTTGGGTCTATCAAATTCAATTCGCGGAACTCTGAGGAGATTTGTGGACCTTCTGATCCTACAAGTTCAGTTGCTACCAACTTTGGTGTGGTAACCACTCCCACCGTAACTGATAACTACCAAAACTCCATTGGAGCTGGTGGAAGTTTACGGGGGACAAATACCTATGGTAGTATGGCCCACCCACCTTTTTTTATCAAAGAGGAATATACCCAACGATTTTACTACCCACCTAACTACAAGAATTCGACACAAAAGATAAAAGATTTTAATTTAAATCTTTTTCCTTTGAGTATGAATATCGCACATAACGTAAATTATCCAGCATGGACCTTTGATGGATTGGTTCCTGGGCCAGTGCTTCGTGCGAATTTGGGAGACAAACTTCGAATCCATGTCAAAAATTCTAGCCCTGATCCACATTCTTTGCACTTTCATGGAACTCATGATCCTTTAGAAGATGGATGGGAACCTATTCCTGCATTTGGTGAAAGAACCTATCAGATTGAAGCAGGTCCTATCGGACTTCATCCTTACCACTGTCATGTTCCGCCACTAATGGTGCATACCGCCAAAGGGTTGTATGGTGCATTGCTTGTGGATCCTCCGATCAAACGAAAACCTGCTCATGAATTTGTTCTAACCTTTTCAGGATGGGATACAAAAGGAAAAGGTAAAAATGATTATTATACTTGGAATGGAATTGCTGGGATTTATGACCGTTATCCTATGAAAGTTCCCGTAGGGGAAAGGGTTCGATTTTACATACAGAATATGATGGAACGAGAACCAATCATTACTTTTCACTTACATGCGCAGACATTTGATATCATAAGAAGTTTGGGAAGTATTATTCCCGATGGACATTCTGATGTTGTGAGTATTGGTCAAACGGAGCGAGTTGTGATTGAATTTGTTCTTAAGAAAAAAGGTCGGTATATGTTTCATCCGCACCAAACTCATATGGCTGAAAATGGGGGAATGGGTTGGATCGTAGCCGTATAACTTTGGTTTGTGTTTTTTTGATTATTAGTTTATTTACTTTTTGTAAATCGAAAGAAGATACAATTAAAGAGGAATGGAAACATCTGTCTTTTGTGAAACCAGATGGAAGTTTACTCGAACCAAAGTTTTGGTCTGAAAAAAAATCTGTTTTATACTTTGGATTTTCTCATTGTCCTGATATGTGTCCGCTCGCCTTAACTAATTTCGGAAGAGCTTCCTTAATCCTGGGGGAAAAATCGAATCGTTTCCGATTTATCTTTGTTACACTTGATCCGGAAAGGGATTCTCCTACGACATTAAAAAATTACATAAATAATTTTCCAGGAAAGAATTTAACAGCACTTTCCCCCAATGCAGAGTCTCTAATCAAACTTACCGATCTATTTGGAATTGTGAGAGAAAAGGTGGGTGAAGGTAAAAATTATAGAATTGATCATTCCAATTTTATTTATGTGTTAGATGAAAATTTAAACACACTCGCAAACTTTCCTGGTGGAGTATCCGCCAATGGATTGGCGACAAAACTCAGAGAACTTGCGGAACTCTAGAGGTAAGTATAATTTCGATTTCTGTTCTTGCACCTTCAGGATAATTTCTAGTTACTTCGAAACTAAACTCTGAATATAGGTTTTTCAAACGTTCTTTAATATTACCTAAAGATCGTTCTAATAATTTTCCTTTATCGGCAAGTAATTCTTCGGGAATACCAATCCCATTGTCATAGACAACAAAACTAAACACAGAATCACGTACCATTTTTGCATGAATGAACAATTGGAACTGTTCGTCTGCTGATCCGCGGAAACCATGTTTAAATGAATTTTCGATGATGGGTTGTAAGAGAAGTGGAGGCAGTACTACCGAAGAAAAGTCACCTGATTTTTTAAAATCAATTTGGATTGTATCATAAAATCTTAACTTTTGTAAATGAAGGTAATCCTCTAAAAAATTCCACTCTTCTTCGAAAGGAATCCAATCTCTATCAGTTCTATCGGAAATGAATCTATAATTATTGGCAAGACTCAAAATTGCATCCCCAATTAACTCTGGTTTAATTTTATGAAGAGCATGGATCGTATTTAAAGAATTAAATAAATAATGTGGACTCATTTTAGTTTGTAGAGTTTTGAGTTGACTTTCTTTTAGAGATTTTTCTGCTTTTAATAAATCTTCTTTGTACAACTGTGCTTTTTGTCTGTTCGCAAATATCGTACGTTCTAAGGCAAATCCTTGAGAGATAACACCGAACAACACACCCCAAAGAACTACTTTTGAATTTGAGTTATCATTGGTTTTGATAGCCAAATAAATTTCTAGAATCACAAGAAATAAGGTAATGCTAAATCCAATAAAATGTCCAAAGGCTTCAGGGTTTCCTTTTTTCCAAGCTTCATAGGTAATATAAATTGGTCCGAGTATATTGATGAGATTGAATAAAATAAAAAAACTTCTGCTGCTGATCAGTAAAGAATGCGAAACATCGAAGAATGGAAGTGAAAAAACCAATATAGTTGTTAATGAACAAATTAATACGTTAATATAAATCAATATATCGAGGACTCGATAACTTCCGCCACCAAAGAGACGACGAACTCCAGATAACATGGGTACAAAAACAAAGTTTGACGATATAGTTGTGAGTATGAATAAAGTTTCTGAATTGGTGAAAAGATATCGAATGAGTACATTTGAAGTAAGTCCGAGTAATCCAAAACATAGCGAAAAGGCAGCAAAATCCAAGAGTATATTGTATTTTTTCTTAAGTTCTATGAAATATACTAGGGCACAGATAATTCCAATCATTAAGAAGAACGAATGAAAGAAAATGGTTGTTAGGTTTTTTAAAGCTATCTCGCGGTACAACGCAGTTTGTTTGCCAACTAGGTTTTCGATAATCGTAATGATAAAGAGAATTCCTTTTTTATGATACAGTCGTAGGAAATAATATTTAGAATCATCATTTGGGATTTTTACCCAATCAAATTTTGATTGGAATATATTAGGTAGTTTTTCTTGCTCAAGAAACTCCCCATACTTAAATACGGAGTCACCATATTCGGTAAATATTTCAATATTTAATCCCGAATGTTCTAACAGAATATACAACTCTTCATTTTCTTTGGGGTTGGGAAAAGCTTTGCAACGTAACCAAATAAATTCAGAATCTGTGATTCGTTGGAGTTCTGTATCATTGATCCAACCAGAAACTGATTCCCAATATACCTTATGCATTTTTTGAAAATCAATTTCACCATTATCATCTGCTGGTATGTCACCAACAAAGTATTCTGTATTTTCTGTTAAATAGTATTCTGATAAAGAACTGTCAGTTGGTTTTAATACAGAATAAAAATACGATGTGATTGAGACAGTTACAACTAGAGCAAGGAGGCAGATTGATAGAGTGGGTTTTTCTAAAAATCTGCTCCAATAGTTTTCCATAAAACTTACGTTAGTCTTCTAGGGAAAAAAGTATCGGTAATCTATGGGCCATTTTTTTTGGCTGACCTTGCACATAACCCGGACTGAAACGAACACGTTTTATGAGTTTCATCGCAGCCTCTTCAAATCCATATCCAGCCCTGCCGGAAACAATTTTTG
Protein-coding regions in this window:
- a CDS encoding multicopper oxidase domain-containing protein; this encodes MDRKSFITTLGFGVMGFVGSLFGSIKFNSRNSEEICGPSDPTSSVATNFGVVTTPTVTDNYQNSIGAGGSLRGTNTYGSMAHPPFFIKEEYTQRFYYPPNYKNSTQKIKDFNLNLFPLSMNIAHNVNYPAWTFDGLVPGPVLRANLGDKLRIHVKNSSPDPHSLHFHGTHDPLEDGWEPIPAFGERTYQIEAGPIGLHPYHCHVPPLMVHTAKGLYGALLVDPPIKRKPAHEFVLTFSGWDTKGKGKNDYYTWNGIAGIYDRYPMKVPVGERVRFYIQNMMEREPIITFHLHAQTFDIIRSLGSIIPDGHSDVVSIGQTERVVIEFVLKKKGRYMFHPHQTHMAENGGMGWIVAV
- a CDS encoding TetR/AcrR family transcriptional regulator; protein product: MNIKLNPRKIPQQKRSIERYQKIVDTAIELLGEVGYDDLTTDLIAERSGISVGSIYQFFPNKESIIYSHAESCYFVLHDHFFKLLDEELKKKKKFSPDFIEFTLHAFDRALNEVKGYRLINSILYTNQALLQLDIESNERFAKSLAKKVILYLFPKVDKKRAYYSSLMIVETVDAVFKIAQRKGKAAEKKAVIAELRNLLFVYFSSFF
- a CDS encoding SCO family protein, whose protein sequence is MDRSRITLVCVFLIISLFTFCKSKEDTIKEEWKHLSFVKPDGSLLEPKFWSEKKSVLYFGFSHCPDMCPLALTNFGRASLILGEKSNRFRFIFVTLDPERDSPTTLKNYINNFPGKNLTALSPNAESLIKLTDLFGIVREKVGEGKNYRIDHSNFIYVLDENLNTLANFPGGVSANGLATKLRELAEL
- a CDS encoding PLDc N-terminal domain-containing protein, whose product is METTFANPGFWTYFIGSYAYYLPFVLTMVWAPLALFGLSKQKGMDTTKQIIWSLVILVIPVVGPAAYLLVADTEYEKKFKQIAVGGGLGVLVLVWILSLVSHI
- a CDS encoding right-handed parallel beta-helix repeat-containing protein, which gives rise to MKKTKKILLGIFIAVFITLGMNHCSSEDPANSAFVHVTMMDNAFHPPVIRTFKGGKIRFVNEGNNPHNAISITKDWSTEKTFGNLAMFRGAHTDVFFPEEGVFPYFCSFHASPDGKIGMTGVAVIGNATFNPQTNIAKSKISKKWSGVTRKVPSQYKTIQNAVDAASPGDLVLVAKGIYKEEVTVTTPSIVIRGEDRNETIIDGEFLRGNGIMVVGADGVAVENLTTRNATLNGVYWTGVKGYRGSYLTAYNNGDYGIYAFDSVDGLMEHSFASGSPDSGFYIGQCNPCNAIINDVISENNALGYSGTNSSGNLYLLSSIWRKNQLGIGPNTLDRELLPPQKQIVVKKNIVYDNNNTNAPSKKLEYPSIGNGIALLGALENVVEDNLVFNHNNYGILVTMNIDENIWISNNNVVRNNKVYHSGRGDIALSGPVNVGNCFEGNSYGVSSPPLLETLQSCTGIRYPHTGDMSSSIGLLALFVQANLREFVLGSYKNQPIPPSQMNMPKESLDHIVPAHDVFEANKGLIDKAELPKLSQAEFDSATNKMYTSGWKVHFPGTLKTWYFHIMGYLLPFAIFAAWTGLAILDRFSGKGSKLDYYFWLILLVPFIGSLIYLYSKESKISKVVRNTVVIGGILLFFTILAYAGYAMTAVTEPSVT
- a CDS encoding sensor histidine kinase, giving the protein MENYWSRFLEKPTLSICLLALVVTVSITSYFYSVLKPTDSSLSEYYLTENTEYFVGDIPADDNGEIDFQKMHKVYWESVSGWINDTELQRITDSEFIWLRCKAFPNPKENEELYILLEHSGLNIEIFTEYGDSVFKYGEFLEQEKLPNIFQSKFDWVKIPNDDSKYYFLRLYHKKGILFIITIIENLVGKQTALYREIALKNLTTIFFHSFFLMIGIICALVYFIELKKKYNILLDFAAFSLCFGLLGLTSNVLIRYLFTNSETLFILTTISSNFVFVPMLSGVRRLFGGGSYRVLDILIYINVLICSLTTILVFSLPFFDVSHSLLISSRSFFILFNLINILGPIYITYEAWKKGNPEAFGHFIGFSITLFLVILEIYLAIKTNDNSNSKVVLWGVLFGVISQGFALERTIFANRQKAQLYKEDLLKAEKSLKESQLKTLQTKMSPHYLFNSLNTIHALHKIKPELIGDAILSLANNYRFISDRTDRDWIPFEEEWNFLEDYLHLQKLRFYDTIQIDFKKSGDFSSVVLPPLLLQPIIENSFKHGFRGSADEQFQLFIHAKMVRDSVFSFVVYDNGIGIPEELLADKGKLLERSLGNIKERLKNLYSEFSFEVTRNYPEGARTEIEIILTSRVPQVL